From Cydia fagiglandana chromosome 6, ilCydFagi1.1, whole genome shotgun sequence, the proteins below share one genomic window:
- the LOC134665199 gene encoding mpv17-like protein: MTVYSKCKVLFKKYPLLRGMASYSIIWPTSSLIQQTFEGKDLESYDWWRCARYGLYGSCYVAPTLYTWLTVASIMWPGNTIRAGIIKTFVETITYTPCAMCSFYFGMSLLEMKPLNEAIAEVQSKFWPTYKVGASVWPAVAMINFCLIPARNRVPFISLCSLVWTCFLAYMKHLEKEKVPESVMPSSTKLLKLHI; encoded by the exons ATGACTGTTTATAGTAAATGCAAAGTGCTTTTCAAGAAGTATCCTCTTTTACGAGGAATGGCATCTTATAGTATCATCTGGCCTACATCCAgcctcatacaacaaacgttcgAGGGCAAGgatttag AAAGCTATGACTGGTGGAGGTGTGCTCGTTATGGCTTGTACGGGTCTTGTTATGTGGCACCTACACTCTACACTTGGTTGACGGTTGCTAGCATAATGTGGCCTGGAAATACAATAAGAGCTGGCATTATTAag ACATTTGTTGAAACTATCACATACACACCATGTGCAATGTGTAGTTTTTATTTTGGTATGAGTCTTTTGGAAATGAAGCCTCTGAATGAAGCTATCGCAGAAGTGCAGTCCAAATTCTGGCCCACATATAAG GTCGGAGCATCAGTTTGGCCCGCTGTAGCCATGATCAACTTCTGCCTCATCCCCGCGAGGAACCGGGTGCCCTTCATCAGTCTGTGCAGCCTGGTATGGACTTGCTTCCTGGCCTATATGAAACATTTAGAGAAGGAAAAGGTTCCTGAAAGTGTGATGCCATCATCTACAAAACTCCTCAAACTTCAtatataa
- the LOC134665200 gene encoding tectonin beta-propeller repeat-containing protein isoform X1 codes for MSSNSLLFSLNNEGKVYALPTSGSCWREFMYLGLEFKTLSAVPHFLWAVGGDRQIYLHVHGLEIPIRVQEESYENERWLPLEGFSARLLPTDRYHFSSQDGTQDRAIHRIRLPSMAWQWEGEWQLELTLDGHPLDHDGWTYAVDFPAQFGPSKQWKSCVRRRKWIRYRKFSAMNSWCAIAPLHKDPTQEPFIDVSIGGNQIPFAGPGTLSVWAITAHGRVMYRAGVSATSPEGLKWTNISIPPNCDIKQISVGATGLVWALLWTGRAIVRKGITKDSPTGEGWLEVKSPSETKLTVISVGYNAVWAVSSDNKVWFRKGVEGNMAGTSEVSAMGTGWLEITGNMTHVSVGVNDQVFAIGESDKSIYWRSGITTAELTGKRWRMVQANMQLSRTSSSASMVSSASNNAKHHSLTMLNETTQLKSHINIHNSWEESHSAPIEHTLPIKPPKEHISKKTTAATDIDLTGKSYETTLKNPRAWSPVRSVGSVVGMEAQPDSDSSVFDVDSGMYFDEEVSQTAWGTCDTNWTFVEAGACCIDPVQVPHWFTDSQNSLNSDLNANWRIQILDCLKNRNNQDLDLSDYGIAIDEKGWTRSCEARLITANNAGEDCILSLYWHALENTGTLSVFKPDGTIKFILNLGEVTSVMSASEPGSPRLALTVPRQNKEAIKIQFMAEMEQEEWLNVLVDITSQINGLSGKPSASSVWAVTSSGDILNWDPMSIQQNTENKGSYSKEYQLIGKNIVPGFVTTLDNNFPPGTSLKIVGSLFDEVGRFHVNLQGPEVKKQRHKIETEVPEVHFHFNVRFDQNTVVCNTKTSGNWGQEERYDLPLAPGQEFTINIICIREGFKVLVNEKKVCFYRHRLTPDSITSAQILGPMKLYTMEYTSTSPIIGPDEMYWRMIGGYLRRIESSQNGIVWGITHDHRVWVYTGGWGGGILKGIGSNDGINSMNDTQTYCIYENQRWNPLTGYTSVGLPTDRYMWSDITGKHKRTREHTKLLSRHWHWISEWMVDYNTPGGVDSDGWQYATDFPAPYHGKKIFTDCVRRRRWYRKAQIITEGPWVRAGSTPLLDISLWNEGDNTSVWAVTLGGDAIYRTGVTVTAPAGTHWEHISNPQSLIAISTSCGVVWAVGRKGELYYREGISTDNPAGSNWKLIEAPKCTIGFSHKAKVTAKSVSLCNGAAWVILTNGIVVVRTGITNTCQEGTHWKYMTVPFTDDKSMHSIKALSLHRFIMQLFDNEMTFKQVSSGEQGVWGVDSDGVLHRRLGVSATNPVGIAWQPVLSGGGALLHVSARGRPL; via the exons atGTCGAGTAACTCTTTATTGTTTTCTCTTAATAATGAGGGCAAAGTGTATGCATTACCTACAAGTGGATCATGTTGGAGGGAATTCATGTACCTCGGTTTGgaatttaaaactttatcaGCTGTGCCACATTTCCTTTGGGCAGTGGGAGGGGACCGGCAAATATACCTTCACGTTCATGGATTAGAAATCCCTATCAGGGTACAAGAGGAGTCCTACGAAAACGAACGTTGGCTGCCTCTGGAAGGGTTCAGTGCAAGACTCCTGCCAACTGATAGGTATCACTTTTCTTCTCAAGATGGCACTCAAGACAGAGCAATACATCGCATCAGGTTACCCTCCATGGCTTGGCAATGGGAAGGAGAATGGCAACTCGAACTTACATTAGATGGACACCCTTTAGACCATGATGGATGGACCTATGCAGTTGACTTCCCAGCCCAGTTTGGGCCCAGTAAGCAGTGGAAGTCTTGTGTCAGGAGGAGAAAATGGATCAGGTATAGAAAGTTTAGTGCTATGAACTCCTGGTGTGCTATAGCACCCCTTCACAAAGACCCCACTCAGGAACCTTTTATTGATGTAAGCATTGGAGGAAACCAAATACCATTTGCAGGGCCTGGTACACTGTCAGTGTGGGCAATTACTGCTCATGGGCGAGTCATGTACAGAGCCGGCGTAAGTGCCACATCCCCTGAGGGCTTGAAGTGGACTAACATTAGCATTCCACCTAATTgtgatattaaacaaatatctgTAGGAGCTACAGGTTTAGTATGGGCTCTGCTTTGGACAGGCCGAGCCATAGTAAGAAAGGGTATTACGAAGGACTCACCTACTGGAGAAGGTTGGCTAGAAGTGAAGTCACCCAGTGAAACAAAGCTCACTGTCATCTCTGTGGGATATAATGCTGTTTGGGCTGTTAGTTCTGACAATAAAGTTTGGTTTAGAAAGGGTGTAGAAGGCAACATGGCTGGCACTTCTGAAGTATCTGCAATGGGCACTGGCTGGTTAGAAATCACAGGAAACATGACTCATGTGTCAGTGGGAGTGAATGATCAGGTGTTTGCTATAGGAGAGTCAGACAAGAGCATATATTGGCGAAGTGGAATTACAACTGCAGAATTAACTGGAAAGAGGTGGAGAATGGTACAAGCCAATATGCAACTAAGTCGAACATCAAGTTCTGCAAGCATGGTTTCATCAGCATCTAATAATGCAAAGCACCATAGTTTGACCATGCtgaatgaaactacacaactaAAGTCTCATATTAATATTCACAATTCTTGGGAAGAATCCCATTCGGCACCAATAGAGCATACGCTGCCAATAAAACCACCCAAGGAACATATTTCCAAAAAGACTACAGCAGCTACAGATATTGATTTAACAGGTAAAAGTTATGAAACAACTTTGAAAAATCCTCGAGCTTGGAGTCCAGTGCGGAGTGTGGGCTCAGTGGTGGGGATGGAAGCCCAGCCGGACAGTGACAGCAGCGTGTTTGATGTGGACTCTGGTATGTATTTTGATGAGGAAGTTAGTCAGACTGCATGGGGAACATGTGACACTAATTGGACTTTTGTTGAGGCTGGTGCTTGCTGCATTGATCCCGTACAAGTGCCACATTGGTTCACAGATAGCCAAAACTCACTCAATTCAGACTTGAATGCTAATTGGCGTATCCAGATACTAGATTgtttaaaaaatagaaataatcaAGATCTTGACCTCTCCGACTATGGCATAGCTATTGATGAGAAGGGCTGGACTCGCAGTTGTGAAGCTAGGTTAATCACTGCTAACAATGCTGGAGAGGATTGTATTCTTTCACTGTACTGGCATGCCTTAGAAAATACAGGAACGTTATCAGTGTTTAAGCCTGATGGTACaatcaaatttattttaaacctGGGTGAAGTCACAAGTGTTATGTCAGCCTCTGAACCAGGAAGTCCCAGATTAGCCTTAACAGTGCCGCGACAAAATAAAGAGGCTATTAAAATACAGTTCATGGCAGAAATGGAACAAGAAGAATGGCTGAATGTACTGGTGGATATCACGTCACAAATAAACGGACTCTCTGGAAAGCCTTCTGCAAGTTCTGTGTGGGCTGTTACTAGTTCTGGTGACATACTGAACTGGGACCCCATGTCAATCCAACAAAACACTGAAAATAAAGGGTCTTATAGCAAGGAATACCAACTGATAGGAAAAAATATAGTACCAGGATTTGTTACAACATTGGACAATAATTTCCCACCAGGCACCTCTCTCAAAATTGTTGGCAGCTTATTTGATGAAGTTGGCCGGTTTCATGTAAATTTACAAGGTCCAGAGGTAAAAAAACAGAGGCATAAAATCGAAACTGAAGTACCTGAAGTTCACTTTCATTTTAATGTTCGATTTGATCAGAACACAGTTGTATGCAACACAAAAACATCTGGTAACTGGGGTCAGGAAGAGCGTTATGATTTACCTCTAGCTCCTGGTCAAGAATTTACAATAAACATTATTTGTATTAGAGAGGGATTCAAGGTTTTAGTTAATGAGAAgaaagtttgtttttataggCACAGATTAACTCCAGATAGCATAACATCAGCACAAATTCTAGGCCCTATGAAACTGTATACAATGGAATACACCTCTACAAGTCCGATTATAGGTCCAGATGAAATGTATTGGCGAATGATAGGAGGATACTTACGAAGGATAGAGAGTAGTCAAAATGGAATCGTTTGGGGAATAACACACGACCACAGAGTTTGGGTGTACACTGGAGGATGGGGTGGAGGTATTTTGAAAG gaATAGGCAGCAATGATGGCATCAACTCAATGAACGATACTCAAACATACTGCATATACGAGAACCAGCGTTGGAACCCCCTAACTGGCTACACGTCGGTTGGCTTGCCCACGGACCGCTACATGTGGAGTGACATTACTGGGAAACATAAGAGAACAAGAGAACACACAAAGTTGTTGAGTCGCCACTGGCACTGG ATATCAGAATGGATGGTGGACTACAATACGCCAGGAGGCGTGGACAGCGACGGCTGGCAGTACGCGACCGATTTCCCAGCGCCATACCACGGAAAGAAGATATTCACGGACTGTGTTCGGCGCAGACGGTGGTACAGGAAAGCTCAGATTATAACGGAGGGTCCGTGGGTCCGGGCCGGGAGTACCCCGCTGCTGGATATATCTTTATGG AATGAAGGTGACAACACTTCAGTGTGGGCCGTCACGCTCGGCGGAGATGCGATATACCGGACCGGAGTCACAGTCACAGCTCCCGCG GGTACTCACTGGGAACACATTAGCAATCCACAATCTTTAATCGCAATAAGCACGAGTTGCGGAGTTGTCTGGGCCGTAGGCCGAAAAGGAGAACTTTACTATAGGGAAGGCATCTCCACTGACAACCCTGCAGGTTCCAACTGGAAGTTGATCGAAGCACCTAAATGTACTATTGGATTTTCACACAAGGCGAAAGTTACTGCGAAGTCAGTATCGTTATGTAATGGAGCGGCCTGGGTCATTCTAACTAACGGTATAGTGGTTGTCCGAACTGGCATAACCAATACCTGCCAGGAGGGAACACACTGGAAATATATGACAG TTCCATTTACGGACGACAAGAGCATGCATTCGATAAAAGCTTTATCACTGCATCGATTTATAATGCAATTGTTTG ATAACGAGATGACATTCAAGCAAGTGTCGAGCGGGGAGCAAGGCGTGTGGGGAGTGGACTCTGACGGGGTGCTGCACCGCCGGCTCGGGGTCTCTGCCACCAATCCGGTCGGCATCGCGTGGCAGCCCGTGCTGTCCGGCGGCGGCGCCCTACTGCACGTCTCGGCCCGGGGACGCCCTCTTTAA
- the LOC134665200 gene encoding tectonin beta-propeller repeat-containing protein isoform X2 gives MSSNSLLFSLNNEGKVYALPTSGSCWREFMYLGLEFKTLSAVPHFLWAVGGDRQIYLHVHGLEIPIRVQEESYENERWLPLEGFSARLLPTDRYHFSSQDGTQDRAIHRIRLPSMAWQWEGEWQLELTLDGHPLDHDGWTYAVDFPAQFGPSKQWKSCVRRRKWIRYRKFSAMNSWCAIAPLHKDPTQEPFIDVSIGGNQIPFAGPGTLSVWAITAHGRVMYRAGVSATSPEGLKWTNISIPPNCDIKQISVGATGLVWALLWTGRAIVRKGITKDSPTGEGWLEVKSPSETKLTVISVGYNAVWAVSSDNKVWFRKGVEGNMAGTSEVSAMGTGWLEITGNMTHVSVGVNDQVFAIGESDKSIYWRSGITTAELTGKRWRMVQANMQLSRTSSSASMVSSASNNAKHHSLTMLNETTQLKSHINIHNSWEESHSAPIEHTLPIKPPKEHISKKTTAATDIDLTGKSYETTLKNPRAWSPVRSVGSVVGMEAQPDSDSSVFDVDSGMYFDEEVSQTAWGTCDTNWTFVEAGACCIDPVQVPHWFTDSQNSLNSDLNANWRIQILDCLKNRNNQDLDLSDYGIAIDEKGWTRSCEARLITANNAGEDCILSLYWHALENTGTLSVFKPDGTIKFILNLGEVTSVMSASEPGSPRLALTVPRQNKEAIKIQFMAEMEQEEWLNVLVDITSQINGLSGKPSASSVWAVTSSGDILNWDPMSIQQNTENKGSYSKEYQLIGKNIVPGFVTTLDNNFPPGTSLKIVGSLFDEVGRFHVNLQGPEVKKQRHKIETEVPEVHFHFNVRFDQNTVVCNTKTSGNWGQEERYDLPLAPGQEFTINIICIREGFKVLVNEKKVCFYRHRLTPDSITSAQILGPMKLYTMEYTSTSPIIGPDEMYWRMIGGYLRRIESSQNGIVWGITHDHRVWVYTGGWGGGILKGIGSNDGINSMNDTQTYCIYENQRWNPLTGYTSVGLPTDRYMWSDITGKHKRTREHTKLLSRHWHWISEWMVDYNTPGGVDSDGWQYATDFPAPYHGKKIFTDCVRRRRWYRKAQIITEGPWVRAGSTPLLDISLWNEGDNTSVWAVTLGGDAIYRTGVTVTAPAGTHWEHISNPQSLIAISTSCGVVWAVGRKGELYYREGISTDNPAGSNWKLIEAPKCTIGFSHKAKVTAKSVSLCNGAAWVILTNGIVVVRTGITNTCQEGTHWKYMTDNEMTFKQVSSGEQGVWGVDSDGVLHRRLGVSATNPVGIAWQPVLSGGGALLHVSARGRPL, from the exons atGTCGAGTAACTCTTTATTGTTTTCTCTTAATAATGAGGGCAAAGTGTATGCATTACCTACAAGTGGATCATGTTGGAGGGAATTCATGTACCTCGGTTTGgaatttaaaactttatcaGCTGTGCCACATTTCCTTTGGGCAGTGGGAGGGGACCGGCAAATATACCTTCACGTTCATGGATTAGAAATCCCTATCAGGGTACAAGAGGAGTCCTACGAAAACGAACGTTGGCTGCCTCTGGAAGGGTTCAGTGCAAGACTCCTGCCAACTGATAGGTATCACTTTTCTTCTCAAGATGGCACTCAAGACAGAGCAATACATCGCATCAGGTTACCCTCCATGGCTTGGCAATGGGAAGGAGAATGGCAACTCGAACTTACATTAGATGGACACCCTTTAGACCATGATGGATGGACCTATGCAGTTGACTTCCCAGCCCAGTTTGGGCCCAGTAAGCAGTGGAAGTCTTGTGTCAGGAGGAGAAAATGGATCAGGTATAGAAAGTTTAGTGCTATGAACTCCTGGTGTGCTATAGCACCCCTTCACAAAGACCCCACTCAGGAACCTTTTATTGATGTAAGCATTGGAGGAAACCAAATACCATTTGCAGGGCCTGGTACACTGTCAGTGTGGGCAATTACTGCTCATGGGCGAGTCATGTACAGAGCCGGCGTAAGTGCCACATCCCCTGAGGGCTTGAAGTGGACTAACATTAGCATTCCACCTAATTgtgatattaaacaaatatctgTAGGAGCTACAGGTTTAGTATGGGCTCTGCTTTGGACAGGCCGAGCCATAGTAAGAAAGGGTATTACGAAGGACTCACCTACTGGAGAAGGTTGGCTAGAAGTGAAGTCACCCAGTGAAACAAAGCTCACTGTCATCTCTGTGGGATATAATGCTGTTTGGGCTGTTAGTTCTGACAATAAAGTTTGGTTTAGAAAGGGTGTAGAAGGCAACATGGCTGGCACTTCTGAAGTATCTGCAATGGGCACTGGCTGGTTAGAAATCACAGGAAACATGACTCATGTGTCAGTGGGAGTGAATGATCAGGTGTTTGCTATAGGAGAGTCAGACAAGAGCATATATTGGCGAAGTGGAATTACAACTGCAGAATTAACTGGAAAGAGGTGGAGAATGGTACAAGCCAATATGCAACTAAGTCGAACATCAAGTTCTGCAAGCATGGTTTCATCAGCATCTAATAATGCAAAGCACCATAGTTTGACCATGCtgaatgaaactacacaactaAAGTCTCATATTAATATTCACAATTCTTGGGAAGAATCCCATTCGGCACCAATAGAGCATACGCTGCCAATAAAACCACCCAAGGAACATATTTCCAAAAAGACTACAGCAGCTACAGATATTGATTTAACAGGTAAAAGTTATGAAACAACTTTGAAAAATCCTCGAGCTTGGAGTCCAGTGCGGAGTGTGGGCTCAGTGGTGGGGATGGAAGCCCAGCCGGACAGTGACAGCAGCGTGTTTGATGTGGACTCTGGTATGTATTTTGATGAGGAAGTTAGTCAGACTGCATGGGGAACATGTGACACTAATTGGACTTTTGTTGAGGCTGGTGCTTGCTGCATTGATCCCGTACAAGTGCCACATTGGTTCACAGATAGCCAAAACTCACTCAATTCAGACTTGAATGCTAATTGGCGTATCCAGATACTAGATTgtttaaaaaatagaaataatcaAGATCTTGACCTCTCCGACTATGGCATAGCTATTGATGAGAAGGGCTGGACTCGCAGTTGTGAAGCTAGGTTAATCACTGCTAACAATGCTGGAGAGGATTGTATTCTTTCACTGTACTGGCATGCCTTAGAAAATACAGGAACGTTATCAGTGTTTAAGCCTGATGGTACaatcaaatttattttaaacctGGGTGAAGTCACAAGTGTTATGTCAGCCTCTGAACCAGGAAGTCCCAGATTAGCCTTAACAGTGCCGCGACAAAATAAAGAGGCTATTAAAATACAGTTCATGGCAGAAATGGAACAAGAAGAATGGCTGAATGTACTGGTGGATATCACGTCACAAATAAACGGACTCTCTGGAAAGCCTTCTGCAAGTTCTGTGTGGGCTGTTACTAGTTCTGGTGACATACTGAACTGGGACCCCATGTCAATCCAACAAAACACTGAAAATAAAGGGTCTTATAGCAAGGAATACCAACTGATAGGAAAAAATATAGTACCAGGATTTGTTACAACATTGGACAATAATTTCCCACCAGGCACCTCTCTCAAAATTGTTGGCAGCTTATTTGATGAAGTTGGCCGGTTTCATGTAAATTTACAAGGTCCAGAGGTAAAAAAACAGAGGCATAAAATCGAAACTGAAGTACCTGAAGTTCACTTTCATTTTAATGTTCGATTTGATCAGAACACAGTTGTATGCAACACAAAAACATCTGGTAACTGGGGTCAGGAAGAGCGTTATGATTTACCTCTAGCTCCTGGTCAAGAATTTACAATAAACATTATTTGTATTAGAGAGGGATTCAAGGTTTTAGTTAATGAGAAgaaagtttgtttttataggCACAGATTAACTCCAGATAGCATAACATCAGCACAAATTCTAGGCCCTATGAAACTGTATACAATGGAATACACCTCTACAAGTCCGATTATAGGTCCAGATGAAATGTATTGGCGAATGATAGGAGGATACTTACGAAGGATAGAGAGTAGTCAAAATGGAATCGTTTGGGGAATAACACACGACCACAGAGTTTGGGTGTACACTGGAGGATGGGGTGGAGGTATTTTGAAAG gaATAGGCAGCAATGATGGCATCAACTCAATGAACGATACTCAAACATACTGCATATACGAGAACCAGCGTTGGAACCCCCTAACTGGCTACACGTCGGTTGGCTTGCCCACGGACCGCTACATGTGGAGTGACATTACTGGGAAACATAAGAGAACAAGAGAACACACAAAGTTGTTGAGTCGCCACTGGCACTGG ATATCAGAATGGATGGTGGACTACAATACGCCAGGAGGCGTGGACAGCGACGGCTGGCAGTACGCGACCGATTTCCCAGCGCCATACCACGGAAAGAAGATATTCACGGACTGTGTTCGGCGCAGACGGTGGTACAGGAAAGCTCAGATTATAACGGAGGGTCCGTGGGTCCGGGCCGGGAGTACCCCGCTGCTGGATATATCTTTATGG AATGAAGGTGACAACACTTCAGTGTGGGCCGTCACGCTCGGCGGAGATGCGATATACCGGACCGGAGTCACAGTCACAGCTCCCGCG GGTACTCACTGGGAACACATTAGCAATCCACAATCTTTAATCGCAATAAGCACGAGTTGCGGAGTTGTCTGGGCCGTAGGCCGAAAAGGAGAACTTTACTATAGGGAAGGCATCTCCACTGACAACCCTGCAGGTTCCAACTGGAAGTTGATCGAAGCACCTAAATGTACTATTGGATTTTCACACAAGGCGAAAGTTACTGCGAAGTCAGTATCGTTATGTAATGGAGCGGCCTGGGTCATTCTAACTAACGGTATAGTGGTTGTCCGAACTGGCATAACCAATACCTGCCAGGAGGGAACACACTGGAAATATATGACAG ATAACGAGATGACATTCAAGCAAGTGTCGAGCGGGGAGCAAGGCGTGTGGGGAGTGGACTCTGACGGGGTGCTGCACCGCCGGCTCGGGGTCTCTGCCACCAATCCGGTCGGCATCGCGTGGCAGCCCGTGCTGTCCGGCGGCGGCGCCCTACTGCACGTCTCGGCCCGGGGACGCCCTCTTTAA